The Kaustia mangrovi genome has a segment encoding these proteins:
- a CDS encoding beta-ketoacyl-ACP synthase III: MAMRRSVIQGIGAYLPEKILTNNDLAAMVDTSDEWIADRTGIRQRHVAADGETTADLATAAARAALADAGMPAESIELIVLATSTPDNTFPATATAVQAELGITEGAAFDVQAVCSGFVFALSVADNFIKSGQYDRALVIGAETFSRILDWTDRSTCVLFGDGAGAVVLEAKEGEGTLADRGVLATRLRSDGRYKEKLYVDGGPSSTQTVGHLRMEGREVFRHAVVNIAEVMDETLKQVGVPPDDIDWFVPHQANKRILDGTARKFGISEDRVVMTVDRHGNTSAASIPLALETAVRDGRIKKGDLVLMEAMGGGFTWGAALARW, from the coding sequence GTGGCAATGCGCCGTTCGGTCATTCAGGGCATAGGGGCCTATCTCCCCGAGAAGATACTCACCAACAACGACCTTGCGGCCATGGTCGACACATCGGACGAGTGGATCGCCGATCGGACCGGAATCCGCCAGCGCCACGTGGCCGCTGACGGCGAGACGACGGCCGATCTCGCGACCGCGGCTGCGCGCGCCGCCCTTGCCGATGCCGGCATGCCGGCGGAGAGCATCGAGCTGATCGTGCTGGCCACCTCGACGCCGGACAATACCTTCCCGGCAACCGCGACCGCGGTGCAGGCCGAACTCGGCATTACAGAGGGTGCGGCCTTCGACGTGCAGGCGGTCTGTTCGGGCTTCGTCTTCGCGCTGTCGGTGGCCGACAATTTCATCAAGTCGGGACAGTACGACCGGGCGCTGGTCATCGGCGCGGAGACCTTCTCGCGCATCCTGGACTGGACGGACCGGTCGACCTGCGTGCTGTTCGGCGACGGTGCGGGTGCGGTGGTGCTCGAGGCCAAGGAGGGCGAGGGCACGCTCGCCGACCGCGGCGTGCTGGCCACGCGGCTGCGCTCCGACGGGCGCTACAAGGAGAAGCTTTACGTGGATGGCGGCCCGTCGAGCACCCAGACGGTCGGGCATCTGCGCATGGAGGGCCGCGAGGTGTTCCGCCATGCCGTGGTGAACATCGCGGAGGTCATGGACGAGACGCTGAAGCAGGTCGGGGTGCCGCCGGACGACATCGACTGGTTCGTGCCGCATCAGGCCAACAAGCGCATCCTGGACGGGACCGCGCGGAAATTCGGGATTTCGGAGGACCGCGTGGTCATGACGGTCGACCGCCATGGCAATACGTCGGCGGCCTCCATACCGCTCGCGCTGGAGACGGCGGTGCGCGACGGGCGCATCAAGAAGGGCGATCTCGTGCTCATGGAGGCGATGGGCGG
- a CDS encoding tyrosine-type recombinase/integrase codes for MATIISRKRGDGSTAHMAQIVVKRKGRIVHRENRTFDRRQAAYAWAEDREKELKAPGGLERVRNKCITLSDAIDKYLATSERQYSRTKIRALEALKAYPIASSPCNEICSHDILELATELGKTRQPQTVLNYLSCLSSVFSIARPAWGYELDERAMSDALKVAKRMGLVCLSHERTRRPTMDELDQIQTYFVDLYKRSPKSVPMHIVVPFALFSTRRQSEITRITWADLDDKDNSVLVRDMKDPGGKRGNDVLCEIPDEAMRIVNAFPKTDERIFPYKPFTLSYHFHTACEFYGIKDLKFHDLRHEGITRLFEMGRTLPQVAAVSGHKSWHSLKRYTHIRKCGDKYEHWKWLDAIT; via the coding sequence GTGGCAACCATTATAAGCCGGAAACGCGGCGATGGCTCCACTGCCCACATGGCGCAGATCGTGGTTAAGCGCAAGGGCAGGATCGTGCACCGGGAGAACAGGACGTTCGACCGGAGGCAAGCCGCGTACGCTTGGGCCGAGGATCGGGAGAAGGAGCTTAAGGCTCCCGGCGGGCTCGAACGTGTACGGAATAAATGCATAACGCTCAGCGATGCCATTGATAAATATCTGGCTACCAGCGAGCGCCAATATTCTCGAACAAAGATCAGAGCACTTGAAGCGCTCAAAGCGTACCCCATAGCTAGCTCGCCATGCAACGAGATATGCAGCCATGATATTCTCGAACTGGCTACCGAGCTAGGGAAAACGCGCCAGCCGCAGACTGTTCTCAATTACCTGTCATGCCTGTCGTCTGTGTTCTCAATAGCCAGACCGGCTTGGGGATACGAGCTTGACGAACGAGCTATGAGTGACGCGCTTAAAGTCGCAAAGCGCATGGGTCTAGTTTGCCTATCTCATGAGCGGACACGCCGTCCGACCATGGACGAACTAGATCAGATACAGACGTATTTCGTTGATCTGTACAAGCGCAGCCCGAAGTCTGTGCCCATGCACATCGTCGTACCTTTTGCCCTGTTCTCCACGAGACGGCAAAGCGAGATAACAAGGATAACGTGGGCCGATCTGGACGATAAGGACAACAGTGTCCTAGTCAGAGACATGAAGGACCCCGGCGGCAAGCGGGGAAACGACGTTCTATGCGAGATACCAGACGAGGCAATGCGCATCGTAAATGCATTTCCTAAGACGGATGAACGCATATTTCCTTATAAGCCATTTACCCTGAGCTACCACTTTCATACCGCTTGCGAGTTTTACGGAATTAAAGATTTGAAGTTCCACGATCTGCGACACGAGGGAATAACCCGGCTATTCGAGATGGGGCGGACCCTACCCCAAGTGGCCGCTGTTTCCGGTCATAAGTCGTGGCACTCTCTAAAGCGGTACACGCATATCCGAAAGTGCGGAGATAAATATGAGCACTGGAAATGGCTAGATGCAATAACGTGA
- the plsX gene encoding phosphate acyltransferase PlsX — MSRPLTIALDAMGGDRGPDMVVAGAAIALERHPELHVILFGDSAVLEPLLARTPKVREKARIVHASVAVAMDDKPSQALRRGRNHSSMWMAIDAVRQGLADVAVSAGNTGALMAMAKVILKTMAGIERPAIAAIWPTLRGESIVLDVGATIGADAGQLVDFAVMGEAMARSLFGLKRPTVGLLNIGVEEIKGVEEVKAAGRILRGAELPIEYAGFVEGDDLGKGTVDVVVTEGFTGNIALKTAEGTARQIGTYLRAAMRRSLLSRIGYVFARGAFDALRDKLDPRTMNGGVFLGLNGVVVKSHGGTDALGFASAIDLAVEMADNDLVAKIARDLDVKHEAMAQYSETTVDAESG, encoded by the coding sequence ATGTCGCGGCCTTTGACCATAGCCCTCGATGCCATGGGCGGTGACCGTGGGCCGGATATGGTCGTGGCCGGTGCCGCTATAGCGCTGGAACGCCATCCAGAGCTTCATGTCATCCTGTTCGGTGACAGTGCGGTGCTGGAACCCCTGCTGGCACGCACTCCGAAGGTCCGCGAGAAGGCCCGGATCGTTCATGCCTCGGTTGCCGTGGCCATGGACGACAAGCCGAGCCAGGCGCTCCGGCGCGGCCGCAACCACTCGAGCATGTGGATGGCGATCGATGCGGTCCGGCAGGGCCTTGCCGACGTCGCGGTCTCGGCGGGCAATACCGGCGCGCTGATGGCCATGGCCAAGGTCATCCTGAAGACCATGGCCGGCATCGAGCGCCCCGCCATCGCGGCCATCTGGCCGACGCTCAGGGGCGAGAGCATCGTGCTCGACGTCGGCGCGACGATCGGGGCGGATGCAGGCCAGCTCGTCGATTTCGCCGTCATGGGCGAGGCGATGGCGCGCAGCCTGTTCGGTCTGAAGCGCCCGACGGTCGGCCTGCTCAATATCGGCGTGGAGGAGATCAAGGGCGTCGAGGAGGTCAAGGCGGCGGGCCGCATCCTGAGGGGTGCGGAGCTGCCGATCGAATATGCGGGCTTCGTGGAAGGCGACGATCTGGGCAAGGGCACGGTCGATGTGGTGGTGACGGAAGGCTTCACCGGCAACATCGCGCTGAAGACGGCGGAGGGCACCGCCCGCCAGATCGGAACCTATCTGCGTGCCGCCATGAGGCGGAGCCTGCTGTCGCGGATCGGCTATGTGTTCGCGCGCGGCGCGTTCGACGCGCTGAGGGACAAGCTCGATCCGCGTACCATGAACGGGGGCGTCTTCCTGGGGCTCAACGGGGTCGTGGTCAAGAGCCACGGTGGTACCGACGCCCTCGGATTCGCCAGTGCCATCGACCTTGCCGTGGAGATGGCGGACAACGATCTTGTCGCCAAGATCGCCCGCGACCTCGATGTCAAGCACGAGGCGATGGCGCAGTATTCTGAAACAACGGTTGACGCGGAAAGCGGGTAA